From the Oryza glaberrima chromosome 5, OglaRS2, whole genome shotgun sequence genome, one window contains:
- the LOC127774981 gene encoding protein LURP-one-related 5-like, whose amino-acid sequence MAQQQRMVIVGEEHCGGGEDRELTVRKTTLFCPGDGLEAYDHGTGTLAFRVETYGRGGVCGGGAAAGDLALLGPEGEPVLTVRRRRPSLHHRWDGFLGDGAASGQKPLFSARRSSILGVGSGAAAVLVDLLAPGAAGEFRVDGSFPRRCCRVVAVKAAAPAGGGGEEEEEEVVVAEVRRKVDEDAHVVMGRDVFVLWLRAGFDAAFAMGIVLVLDRITGDELNGDLSEDLAVASSPV is encoded by the coding sequence ATGGCGCAGCAGCAGAGGATGGTGATAGTGGGGGAGGAGcactgcggcggcggggaggacaGGGAGCTGACGGTGAGGAAGACGACGCTGTTCTGCCCCGGCGACGGGCTGGAGGCGTACGACCACGGGACGGGGACGCTGGCGTTCAGGGTGGAGACGTACGGGCGCGGCGgggtgtgcggcggcggcgcggcggcgggggacctGGCGCTGCTCGGCCCCGAGGGGGAGCCCGTGCTCAccgtccggcgccgccgccccagccTGCACCACCGCTGGGACGGGTTCCTCGGGGACGGCGCCGCCTCGGGGCAGAAGCCGCTCTTCTCCGCCCGCCGCTCGTCCATCCTCGGCGTCGGctcaggcgccgccgccgtcctcgtcgacctcctcgcccccggcgccgccggcgagttcCGCGTCGACGGGTCCTTcccgcgccgctgctgccgcgtgGTGGCCGTCAAGGCCGCtgcccccgccggcggcggcggggaggaggaggaggaggaggtggtggtggcggaggtcCGGAGGAAGGTGGACGAGGACGCGCACGTGGTGATGGGGCGCGACGTGTTCGTGCTGTGGTTGCGCGCCGGGTTCGACGCCGCGTTCGCCATGGGGATCGTGCTCGTTCTCGACCGGATCACCGGCGACGAGCTCAACGGCGACCTGAGCGaggacctcgccgtcgccagttcGCCGGTGTAA
- the LOC127774980 gene encoding outer envelope protein 39, chloroplastic, with protein MGAQQSVNAGKAKVDVHVDLTHMLCEALLLPPMRNSGATFSQIVGRISLKHPSLFGRSEKLDVILDKGINESNAVIAFRRPRPEWLSQQSFVIQHTMTPEIAVHGFPADNFTRSGSRGINLSRLSLGVELNEPSTSNWTSGTSVKFEHIRPVNNEGRSIARDHDGFPLTCSGNLHDNMIILKQESGYADVNDNSFLKVNLQMEQGLPLVPKSLTFNRVKCAVSKGMKLGPTFLVTSLTGGSIVGDMAPYQAFAIGGLGSVRGYGEGAVGAGRLCLIANCEYTVPLAKHLEGSIFMDCGSDLGSACHVPGNPALRQGKPGFGVGFGYGIHFNTDLGQIRVDYAMNAFSRKTIYFGINSGGGS; from the exons ATGGGAGCTCAGCAGAGCGTCAATGCGGGGAAAG CCAAGGTGGATGTGCACGTCGACCTCACCCACATGCTCTGCGAGGCGCTCCTGCTGCCGCCCATGAG GAACTCTGGCGCCACCTTCTCGCAAATCGTCGGAAG GATATCACTCAAACATCCAAGCCTATTTGGGAGGAGCGAGAAGTTAGATGTCATATTGGATAAGGGTATCAATGAATCCAATGCTGTCATTGCCTTTAGACGGCCGAGGCCTGAATGGTTATCACAACAGTCATTTGTCATTCAG CACACAATGACACCGGAAATAGCGGTGCATGGCTTTCCGGCTGACAACTTCACACGATCAGGGAGCAGAGGGATAAATCTTAGTCGATTGTCGCTTGGTGTTGAGCTTAATGAACCATCAACATCAAACTGGACATCCGGAACCAGTGTTAAATTCGAG CATATCCGGCCTGTTAATAACGAGGGACGCTCCATAGCCAGGGACCATGATGGCTTTCCTCTAACATGCAG TGGTAACCTCCATGATAACATGATTATCTTGAAGCAAGAGTCTGGTTATGCAGATGTTAATGATAATAGCTTCTTAAAA GTTAACCTCCAAATGGAACAAGGATTGCCACTTGTACCAAAATCTCTGACCTTCAACAGAGTAAAATGTGCAGTTTCGAAAGGCATGAAATTGGGGCCAACATTTTTGGTTACTAG CTTGACAGGTGGTTCCATTGTGGGGGACATGGCGCCATATCAAGCATTTGCAATAGGCGGACTTGGTAGCGTACGGGGTTATGGTGAGGGTGCAGTTGGTGCAGGAAGACTGTGCCTAATTGCTAACTGTGAATATACGGTTCCTTTG GCAAAGCATCTGGAGGGTTCTATTTTCATGGACTGCGGCAGTGACTTAGGATCTGCTTGTCATGTCCCTG GTAATCCAGCTCTTCGACAAGGAAAACCGGGATTTGGTGTTGGATTTGGATATGGAATCCACTTTAACACAGACCTTGGTCAAATCCGAGTCGACTATGCTATGAATGCCTTCAGTCGCAAGACGATCTACTTCGGTATCAACAGTGGTGGCGGTTCATAG
- the LOC127774022 gene encoding ubiquitin carboxyl-terminal hydrolase 25, protein MAPAVQPPPSPPPPRRPRSGPPPGLKNLGNTCYLNSVLQCLASTPPLATFCLSFRHSNLCKKVLPNKDKECVFCVVERQISRLLRTEAGALDSPAKIIRCLPLFAEHFRWGRQEDAHEFLRYIIDACHTAGLCIRKRLPASNANGDAGEEEVRVQGPCMVMKETFGGALLSQVKCLTCKGESNKTDEIMDISLDLPGSNSVADALARFFQPEILEGSNKYSCERCKKLTSARKQLFVLRAPKVLVIQLKRFEGINGGKINRNIEFKETLFLSDFMYNKNQDSLPVYNLFGSIVHSGFSPDSGHYYAYVKDAIGRWYCCNDSHISPSSSQDVLSEKVYILFYILSTKTQKPSTNGYSSSAAKSSNSNGNGISNATSNEPLKIPLVKQNGLCSSKGIAPPPLKNGKIAPGMHLKPIHLKNNGTGKVSNGKASIIPGNKLEVSEGLTLPAVNGRDSGKYAEPGKMNANGSVSCNKTDVNSQRVLPNTNGNGNPIHFSDLQETTDAKATCAEQYSEKSSIASLEDSKNPVSCHEMSAVIVKDVVSSGKDSSSLKHRLEEGKFKEMLAESASSELHLSGWVDDVRNFMHTIKRRRLQNTGTPQDSDTMRKELISESGRIFRSKIPESLREHLIQALRSYYQDKFSLGG, encoded by the exons aTGGCGCCCGCCGttcagccgccgccgtccccgcccccgccgcggcggccccgCTCGGGCCCTCCACCGGGGCTGAAGAATCTCGGCAACACCTGCTACCTCAACAGCGTGCTACAGTGCCTCGCGTCGACCCCTCCCCTCGCTACCTTCTGCCTCTCCTTCCGGCACTCCAATCTGT GCAAGAAGGTGTTGCCGAACAAGGACAAGGAGTGTGTGTTCTGTGTGGTGGAACGGCAGATCTCGCGGCTGCTTCGGACCGAAGCAGGGGCGCTAGACTCGCCAGCGAAGATCATACGCTGCCTGCCGCTCTTTGCCGAGCATTTCCGGTGGGGCCGCCAAGAGGATGCGCACGAGTTCCTGCGCTATATTATAGACGCTTGTCACACCGCTGGTCTGTGCATACGCAAGCGGCTACCTGCGTCAAACGCCAATGGGGAcgctggcgaggaggaggtccggGTGCAAGGGCCATGTATGGTGATGAAGGAGACATTTGGCGGTGCGCTGCTCAGCCAAGTGAAGTGCCTCACCTGCAAGGGAGAGTCAAACAAGACCGACGAGATAATGGATATCAGCCTCGACCTGCCTGGAAGCAATTCTGTTGCTGATGCGCTTGCCCGTTTTTTTCAGCCTGAGATATTGGAGGGTTCAAACAAGTACAGCTGCGAAAG ATGCAAGAAGCTCACCTCAGCACGGAAGCAATTGTTTGTCCTTAGGGCACCTAAGGTGCTCGTCATACAACTCAAG AGATTTGAGGGAATAAATGGTGGGAAGATCAACAGGAACATAGAATTCAAAGAGACTCTCTTTCTTTCTGACTTCATGTATAATAAAAACCAG GATTCACTGCCAGTATATAATCTTTTTGGCAGTATTGTTCACTCAGGGTTCTCTCCAGATTCTGGTCATTACTATGCGTATGTTAAG GATGCTATTGGTCGCTGGTATTGTTGTAATGATTCCCATATCTCCCCCTCAAGCTCTCAGGATGTTCTATCTGAGAAGGTCTACATCCTATTCTATATTCTGAGTACCAAAACTCAAAAGCCTAGTACAAATGGTTACTCTTCTAGTGCAGCTAAATCTTCCAACAGCAATGGAAATGGCATATCAAATGCCACATCTAATGAGCCCCTGAAGATACCACTAGTAAAACAGAATGGACTATGTTCTAGTAAAGGTATTGCACCGCCACCCCTGAAGAATGGCAAGATTGCACCAGGTATGCACCTCAAGCCAATCCACTTGAAGAATAATGGAACGGGGAAAGTTTCAAATGGCAAGGCAAGCATCATTCCGGGCAATAAGCTAGAAGTTAGTGAGGGTTTAACACTGCCAGCAGTGAATGGCCGTGACTCTGGAAAATATGCAGAACCCGGTAAAATGAATGCTAATGGTAGTGTTTCTTGCAATAAGACAGATGTTAATTCACAGAGAGTGTTGCCCAATACGAATGGAAATGGAAATCCAATTCACTTTTCTGATCTTCAAGAGACCACTGATGCTAAGGCTACATGTGCTGAGCAATATTCTGAAAAGTCATCTATTGCCAGTTTAGAGGATTCTAAAAATCCTGTTTCATGCCATGAAATGTCTGCAGTCATAGTAAAGGATGTGGTATCTTCGGGTAAGGACAGTTCTTCCTTGAAGCACCGTCTTGAAGAAGGGAAGTTTAAGGAAAT GCTTGCTGAATCGGCATCTTCTGAGCTTCACTTGTCTGGTTGGGTGGATGATGTCCGTAATTTCATGCACACTATAAAGAGACGCCGTCTACAAAATACAGGCACGCCTCAAGATAGTGACACAATGAG AAAGGAGCTGATAAGCGAATCTGGAAGAATATTTAGGTCAAAAATTCCAGAATCGCTGAGGGAGCATCTCATTCAAGCCCTGCGGTCATATTACCAGGACAAATTTTCACTGGGAGGATAA
- the LOC127775046 gene encoding F-box protein At5g46170-like: protein MAEDPAGSRRWRCDAGDEHGCWLSSSAGGGGDDHFDRLPDPLLLVVFNRIGDVKALGRCSLVSRRFHDLVPLVDSVLVRVDCVIPDDPASSSSSSSSPSAAPSSPTASARARTVFSQIARIVLGGIVKPIQALGQILSPANSASVLAASVTSSPSSSSSSSSSSPPLPGDVSHHSPSEVLRSFKELRRLRIELPAGELSMEEGVLLKWKADFGSTLGSCVILGASSAGKDGGAGAAPAVDCGESDETGSIPESFYTNGGLKLRVVWTISSLIAASARHYLLQPIIADHTTLESLDLTDADGQGVLTMDKWQLQELRVKPVSASGGSHRTLMPALSMRLWYAPHIELPGGLVLNGATLVAIKPTEEATRDTVGSGIAGSAGGCWVSDAFEEPYRTAVGMLLKRRTYSLEMNSF, encoded by the coding sequence atggccgaaGATCCGGCGGGGTCCCGCCGCTGGCGgtgcgacgccggcgacgagcacggctgttggctctcctcctccgccggcggcggcggcgacgaccactTCGACCGCCTCCCCGACCCGCTCCTGCTCGTCGTCTTCAACCGCATCGGCGACGTCAAGGCGctcggccgctgctccctcGTCTCCCGCCGCTTCCACGACCTCGTCCCCCTCGTCGACTCCGTGCTCGTCCGCGTCGACTGCGTCATCCCCGACGACCccgcgtcctcgtcgtcgtcgtcgtcctcgccgtccgccgcgccaTCCTCCCCTACGGcgtccgcgcgcgcgcgcaccgtCTTCTCCCAGATCGCGCGCATCGTGCTCGGCGGCATCGTCAAGCCCATCCAGGCGCTCGGCCAGATACTCTCCCCCGCCAACTCCGCCTCCGTCCTCGCAGCATCCgtcacctcctccccctcctcctcctcctcctcgtcctcctcttcgccgccgcttcccggTGACGTGTCGCACCACTCGCCATCGGAGGTGCTCCGCTCCTTCAAGGAGCTACGCCGCCTGCGGATCGagctccccgccggcgagctcaGCATGGAAGAAGGCGTGCTGCTCAAGTGGAAGGCGGACTTCGGGTCCACGCTCGGCAGCTGCGTCATCCtcggcgcctcctccgccggcaaggacggcggcgcgggagcagcTCCCGCTGTTGACTGTGGCGAGTCCGACGAGACAGGGAGTATTCCGGAGTCGTTCTACACGAATGGGGGGCTGAAGCTGCGGGTGGTGTGGACAATCAGCTCGCTGATTGCTGCGTCTGCGCGGCATTACTTGCTGCAGCCGATCATTGCCGACCACACGACGCTGGAGAGCCTGGACCTGACAGACGCCGATGGGCAGGGAGTGCTCACCATGGACAAGTGGCAGCTGCAAGAACTGCGGGTGAAGCCGGTATCGGCATCTGGGGGCTCACACAGGACGCTGATGCCAGCGCTTAGCATGCGGCTGTGGTACGCGCCTCACATTGAGCTGCCCGGGGGTTTGGTGCTGAATGGAGCAACATTGGTAGCCATTAAACCGACCGAGGAGGCAACAAGGGACACGGTTGGGAGTGGGATTGCTGGGTCTGCAGGTGGATGCTGGGTTTCAGATGCCTTTGAGGAGCCGTATCGGACAGCCGTGGGGATGCTCCTGAAGCGGAGGACATATAGCCTTGAGATGAACTCGTTCTAA